AAACACAATACAATTATATGTTCTAGAGACGAGAGACTTTGTGGTGCTTGCTCCCGATTCCCCATAACCAAAGATTCTGAATAACTCAATTTCTTATCTATCATTATATCAGGCTTCTTATAGGTTTACAATATTTTTTTGCAACTTTCATAACATGAAATTGCATATTTCTTAACATTCTTTAAGTTTGTTTTGCAACCTTCCTAGCTAATATCTACCAAACAATCTCTTCTATAGAAGCAGTTAATTCCTTGGTCATGTCTATTAAAATTGGTGTGTTCTCTCGAATAACTCCTACAACAGGCCTTGTTGGCAGCTCCTTGTTTTGCCTTATAACAATTCCTCTTGCTCCACTATCCATTTTCACTTCTAGTCCATTTGGATAACAGTATATCGAATTTATGAAGGTTTTAAATATATCTTTATCAAACTTTGTTACAGCTCTAGCAATCATTGTTTCAATAGCTTGACTTGGAAGATGCGACTCCTGGTTATGCAGAAGGTTAATATAATCATTGCACATTGCAACTATTTTTGAAAACTCATATATATTATTACCTTTTAACTGCTTAGGAAAGCCGCTTCCGTCTTCATATTCATGATGCTGCAATATACATAAATAAGTTGTCGTTGGTATATCCATCTGAGCTTTTGCAAAATTATATCCTAGAATAGCATGCTCCCTGCCACTTCCAAAAACCTTACCTATATCGTGAAGAAGTGCGCCGAGGCCTAGGTTGAGCGCCTTTTTCGCATCATATTTTCTATTAAGTCCAACAATTAAGGAGTAAATTAAAACCTCAAAAGAGTGCATAGCAAGTTCTAGCCCTGTTTCTTTTCCAAAGCTTACGTTATTATATAAAAAAGCATTTTCTGAAAGGTTTATATTTTCCATAATATTTTTTACAATATTTTCTGCCAAAACAGTATTTAGCTTTCTATTCTTTTCAGCCTCATCAAATAAAACCTTAATATCAAATATAGCCTTTAATTTTATCTTTGAGTCTAACATTTCCTGAAGTTCAATTTCACAGGAATCATCTTCAATATATACAGTTGCAATTCCTCTGTTTTGAATCT
The genomic region above belongs to Clostridium swellfunianum and contains:
- a CDS encoding HD-GYP domain-containing protein, giving the protein MRLMVLSKKLVGKILAMPIYTHIGTTLLNKGSMLTEGAIEKIQNRGIATVYIEDDSCEIELQEMLDSKIKLKAIFDIKVLFDEAEKNRKLNTVLAENIVKNIMENINLSENAFLYNNVSFGKETGLELAMHSFEVLIYSLIVGLNRKYDAKKALNLGLGALLHDIGKVFGSGREHAILGYNFAKAQMDIPTTTYLCILQHHEYEDGSGFPKQLKGNNIYEFSKIVAMCNDYINLLHNQESHLPSQAIETMIARAVTKFDKDIFKTFINSIYCYPNGLEVKMDSGARGIVIRQNKELPTRPVVGVIRENTPILIDMTKELTASIEEIVW